The following proteins are co-located in the Gloeocapsa sp. PCC 7428 genome:
- a CDS encoding helix-turn-helix domain-containing protein yields the protein MMNKEPFHNLSINNDKSHIYQPQQRNFEELYIEESQFLTSFQREFLLKSRQSNLRPEYHRRIEIMLLADMGYSQAEICAALGCSQEMARYWIAMAKAGLAHKWNDRPIGRPKTIDAHHIARLQELVNHSPREYGYSFRCWTAEWLRKQLAKEFGVEVSDRHISRILQKLGLSLRQIRVQKETKSFSQDKAASIKISNLQSSAQANPLWTFNAVKPSK from the coding sequence ATGATGAATAAAGAACCTTTTCATAACTTAAGTATAAATAACGATAAATCTCATATTTATCAGCCTCAACAACGTAATTTTGAGGAATTATATATAGAAGAAAGTCAGTTTTTAACAAGTTTTCAAAGAGAGTTTTTGTTGAAGAGTAGGCAGAGTAATTTACGTCCAGAATATCATCGTCGAATAGAAATCATGCTATTAGCAGATATGGGGTACTCACAAGCAGAAATCTGCGCAGCATTGGGATGCTCTCAAGAAATGGCAAGGTACTGGATTGCTATGGCGAAAGCCGGATTAGCGCATAAATGGAACGATCGCCCAATTGGTCGCCCAAAAACAATTGATGCCCATCATATTGCTCGATTACAGGAATTAGTTAATCATAGTCCTCGCGAATATGGTTATTCATTTCGGTGCTGGACAGCAGAATGGTTAAGAAAGCAACTCGCAAAAGAATTTGGAGTTGAAGTCAGCGATCGCCACATCAGTCGGATATTGCAAAAATTAGGATTATCTTTAAGGCAAATCCGCGTGCAAAAAGAAACAAAAAGCTTTTCTCAAGACAAAGCAGCGAGTATCAAGATTAGTAACTTGCAATCTTCTGCACAAGCAAATCCACTTTGGACTTTTAATGCTGTCAAGCCGAGTAAATAA
- the hslO gene encoding Hsp33 family molecular chaperone HslO: MADQLIRATAAEGGIRAVGVITTRLTEEARQRHQLSYVATAALGRTMSAGLLLASNMKRAESRVNIRIKGNGPLDGILVDAGLDGTVRGYVDNPTVELPPNSRGKLDVGGAVGNDGYLYVVRDVGYGYPYTSTVELVSGEIGDDITHYLVTSEQTPSALVLGVFVGSEGVQAAGGLLIQVLPKAARDEALIQTLESRVAALSGFTPLLQAGKTLPEILGELLGDMGLEILPETQLVRFHCGCTFDRMLGALKMLGEAELQDMIEKDDGAEATCHFCGTVYQASSAELSQLIADLQSEASAK, translated from the coding sequence ATGGCGGATCAGTTAATTCGTGCCACAGCAGCTGAGGGCGGAATTCGGGCGGTGGGTGTCATTACCACTCGCCTCACCGAGGAAGCAAGACAGCGGCATCAGCTTTCGTACGTAGCCACAGCAGCTTTGGGACGTACTATGTCAGCAGGACTGCTTCTGGCATCAAATATGAAACGTGCCGAATCGCGAGTCAATATTCGGATTAAGGGCAATGGTCCACTCGATGGAATTCTTGTCGATGCAGGGTTAGACGGTACAGTACGCGGTTATGTAGATAATCCTACTGTAGAACTACCGCCCAATTCCCGTGGAAAACTAGATGTAGGTGGTGCGGTTGGAAATGACGGCTATTTGTATGTCGTGCGCGATGTCGGCTATGGGTATCCTTACACCAGTACTGTAGAACTAGTTTCTGGTGAAATTGGTGATGACATTACTCACTACCTGGTCACTTCTGAACAGACACCATCAGCATTGGTTCTTGGTGTATTTGTAGGAAGTGAAGGCGTACAAGCCGCAGGAGGGCTGCTGATACAAGTCTTACCAAAAGCCGCAAGAGACGAAGCACTCATTCAAACTTTAGAATCTCGTGTTGCCGCCTTGTCAGGGTTTACACCGCTATTGCAGGCTGGAAAAACTTTACCCGAAATCTTAGGGGAATTACTCGGAGATATGGGTTTAGAAATTTTACCAGAAACGCAGTTGGTACGTTTCCATTGTGGTTGTACATTTGATCGGATGCTAGGAGCATTAAAAATGCTCGGTGAAGCTGAACTACAAGACATGATTGAAAAAGACGACGGCGCTGAAGCAACGTGCCATTTCTGTGGAACGGTTTACCAAGCAAGTAGTGCCGAGTTGAGCCAGTTAATTGCAGATTTGCAGTCTGAAGCTTCAGCTAAATAA
- a CDS encoding ABC transporter ATP-binding protein: MRSLGPLVAPEQKASKQLPTLRRFLGYVQPYRKEVPIALSLVAIGAASQSLGPFLVGWSIDNLIAQGNLQGLLLMLVLLVGVYVGGIMAIRAQIIRVGWIVQRLLAQLRKDIFTKVQSLPISFFDQSEAGDLMSRLLNDVSVVNQAFGQTIAQMLGNLFSLVGIVIAMFLINLRLGIVSNLVVPLMLATTGLFSRWARKRFRVTRQTIGELSTKIEEDISSVREAQAFNRVRLNIAEFKALNAANRDANIDAVAITAAFLPSIDFLNTLATAGVLAYGGYLAVTGAATVGTVTAFLLYVQQFFRPIQILSQFYTQAQSALAAVERIFLLLDEPAQLNDAPDAIAMPPIRGEVTFERVSFGYKPNQLVLKDVSLRAKPGQTIALVGPTGAGKSTIINLILRYYDVTSGAIKIDGIDIRKVTQASLRKQIGFVLQDNILFSGTVAENIAFGRPDATQAEIEAAAQVANVHEFITSLPQGYATLLGARGANLSKGQRQLLSIARAVLVNPRILILDEATSSIDTRTEALVQEAIDRLLSERTSFVIAHRLSTVTQADQVLVIQQGQIIEGGTHSELIAQGGVYANLYALQLGAA, from the coding sequence ATGAGAAGCCTTGGTCCGCTTGTTGCACCGGAGCAAAAAGCGAGTAAACAGTTACCGACTCTACGGCGTTTTTTAGGGTATGTGCAACCCTATCGTAAAGAAGTCCCTATTGCCCTCAGCTTAGTCGCAATTGGCGCAGCATCGCAATCGCTTGGTCCTTTTTTAGTTGGTTGGTCAATTGATAATTTAATTGCCCAAGGTAACTTGCAAGGCTTACTTTTGATGCTTGTACTACTTGTGGGTGTTTACGTTGGCGGAATTATGGCAATCCGCGCCCAAATTATCCGTGTCGGCTGGATCGTTCAACGCCTACTCGCGCAATTACGTAAAGATATTTTTACAAAAGTTCAAAGCTTACCGATCAGTTTCTTCGATCAAAGTGAAGCTGGAGATTTAATGAGCCGCTTGCTCAACGATGTCAGTGTCGTGAATCAGGCGTTTGGACAAACGATCGCCCAAATGTTGGGTAACTTATTTAGCTTGGTAGGAATTGTCATTGCGATGTTCCTCATTAACCTGCGGCTAGGGATAGTGAGTAACTTGGTTGTTCCGCTGATGCTGGCGACTACTGGCTTATTTTCGCGCTGGGCGAGGAAACGATTTCGCGTGACACGACAGACGATTGGGGAACTTTCGACTAAAATCGAGGAAGATATTAGTAGCGTGCGCGAAGCTCAAGCTTTTAATCGCGTACGGCTAAATATTGCAGAATTTAAAGCTTTGAATGCGGCAAACCGCGACGCTAACATCGATGCAGTCGCAATTACAGCTGCTTTTTTACCATCCATTGACTTTCTCAATACACTAGCAACCGCCGGAGTTCTCGCTTATGGCGGCTATTTAGCGGTGACAGGAGCAGCAACAGTCGGAACCGTAACGGCATTTTTACTTTACGTACAGCAGTTTTTTCGTCCAATTCAGATTTTGAGTCAGTTTTATACGCAAGCTCAATCAGCGTTAGCCGCAGTTGAGCGTATTTTCCTGTTACTCGACGAACCTGCTCAACTTAATGATGCACCCGATGCGATCGCAATGCCACCCATTCGCGGAGAGGTGACATTCGAGCGAGTTTCCTTTGGTTACAAACCCAATCAGCTTGTCCTCAAAGACGTGAGCCTTCGTGCGAAACCAGGACAAACGATCGCATTAGTTGGACCTACAGGAGCGGGAAAAAGTACTATTATTAACTTAATTCTGCGATACTATGATGTGACGAGTGGAGCCATTAAAATTGATGGCATTGATATCCGTAAAGTAACGCAGGCAAGCTTACGGAAACAGATTGGATTCGTTTTGCAAGACAATATCTTATTTAGTGGCACAGTTGCCGAAAATATTGCTTTTGGTCGTCCTGATGCTACACAAGCCGAAATTGAAGCAGCTGCACAAGTCGCTAACGTTCATGAGTTTATTACCAGTTTGCCCCAAGGATACGCAACGCTATTAGGGGCAAGAGGTGCAAACCTGAGCAAAGGACAGCGACAACTACTGAGTATTGCGCGTGCTGTTTTAGTCAACCCGCGAATTCTGATTTTAGATGAAGCGACAAGCAGCATTGATACGCGTACCGAAGCTTTAGTTCAAGAAGCGATCGACCGATTATTAAGTGAGCGTACTAGCTTTGTGATTGCTCACCGTCTCAGCACGGTTACGCAAGCAGATCAGGTATTAGTGATTCAACAAGGTCAAATTATTGAAGGTGGTACGCATAGCGAGTTAATTGCGCAAGGTGGAGTTTATGCAAATCTCTACGCATTGCAATTAGGTGCAGCCTAG
- a CDS encoding NTP transferase domain-containing protein, translating into MPQPTFSYFALVLAAGASSRMGTCKASLPWRNGKSLLSYQVEQLSLAKIVPIVVMGLHNFKQTQVPQGTIVAINHHASAGKVSSILTGLKHVPQFDCLFISAVDQPRSSWIYQRLLQAHLSSPSVPITAPLYQGKLGHPLLFSASVRSHLENISEANLGLRQVVQTFYSQIQRVNFDTPEVLLDLNTPQAYQAALRLGCT; encoded by the coding sequence ATGCCACAGCCAACCTTTAGTTACTTTGCATTAGTTTTGGCAGCAGGTGCATCCAGCCGGATGGGTACTTGTAAAGCTAGCTTACCTTGGCGAAATGGTAAAAGTTTGTTGTCGTATCAAGTTGAGCAACTATCTCTTGCCAAGATTGTACCTATTGTTGTAATGGGGTTGCATAATTTCAAACAAACGCAAGTTCCACAAGGAACTATCGTAGCGATTAATCATCATGCTAGCGCTGGAAAAGTCAGTTCGATTTTGACAGGATTAAAGCACGTACCACAATTTGATTGTTTATTTATTTCAGCAGTCGATCAACCAAGAAGTAGTTGGATCTATCAACGATTACTTCAAGCACACCTATCTTCTCCTAGCGTACCTATTACTGCACCTCTCTATCAAGGCAAGTTAGGTCATCCATTATTATTTTCGGCGTCAGTGCGATCGCATCTAGAAAATATAAGTGAAGCAAACTTAGGTCTACGTCAAGTTGTCCAAACATTTTATTCGCAAATTCAGCGCGTAAACTTTGACACTCCAGAAGTTTTATTAGATCTCAATACCCCACAAGCCTATCAAGCTGCACTAAGACTAGGCTGCACCTAA
- a CDS encoding Uma2 family endonuclease, translating to MILQKPTKKLTITWEPLPDDFVLPDDPVENIQQPSLAAALTDALGAAGYIQPDMLIGSNFGLVATVNKKIVIKAPDWFYVPHVQPVPPDVIRRSYTPHLEGDAVAVVMEFLSQEEGGELSIRSTPPYGKLYFYEQVLQVPTYVTYDPYERSLEVRYLEEGKYVLHRPDANGRYWIPQLELFLGIWYGERLRQTTNWLRWWDVEGNLLLWSAEQAEQERQRAEQERQRAEQERQRAELLAAKLRELGVDPDALN from the coding sequence ATGATTCTGCAAAAGCCAACAAAAAAACTCACAATCACCTGGGAACCTCTTCCAGATGACTTTGTGTTACCTGACGATCCTGTGGAGAATATTCAACAACCATCCCTTGCTGCGGCACTTACAGACGCATTAGGAGCCGCAGGATATATCCAACCAGATATGCTCATCGGCTCAAACTTTGGTTTAGTTGCTACGGTAAATAAAAAAATTGTCATCAAAGCGCCTGATTGGTTTTATGTGCCGCACGTCCAACCTGTACCACCAGACGTGATTCGTCGCAGCTATACGCCGCATCTCGAAGGCGATGCAGTAGCTGTTGTCATGGAGTTCCTCTCGCAAGAAGAAGGCGGTGAGTTATCGATACGCTCAACGCCGCCCTATGGCAAGCTTTATTTCTACGAACAGGTTCTTCAAGTACCTACTTATGTCACTTATGACCCTTACGAACGAAGTTTAGAGGTACGATATCTAGAAGAAGGCAAGTACGTTTTACATCGACCTGATGCTAACGGACGCTATTGGATTCCGCAGTTAGAGTTGTTTTTAGGAATATGGTACGGCGAGCGACTGCGCCAGACAACCAATTGGCTGCGCTGGTGGGATGTTGAAGGTAATCTGCTGTTGTGGAGTGCTGAACAAGCCGAACAAGAACGACAACGTGCCGAACAAGAACGACAGCGTGCCGAACAAGAACGACAGCGTGCTGAACTTTTGGCAGCTAAATTACGTGAATTAGGAGTTGATCCAGATGCATTGAACTAA
- a CDS encoding bifunctional sterol desaturase/short chain dehydrogenase, whose product MVYWITAVGWGVGSILWAEIVRDLYHLLSHRVPMLYRQHVWHHRVFRRDLTFASAAIYRQAQWRNDFPECIVMLILSLALWWVCFVWTPAYQWAALAGTIYTLGFLVSCIARGSGSEWAREVTDVTHKPGRFLSPPATWFVNRPYHWRHHFDDDQAYYCGTLTLVDKLMGTALALKGKKIAVTGASGTLGKALLLHLHQAGAKVFALSSHSESITLTINNEPLAIKTITWKTGQEAELAEFLKKIDILILNHGINVHGERTPEAISKSYEVNTFSSWRLMELFFTTIRTNEDIALKEVWVNTSEAEVSPAFSPLYELSKRALGDLVTLRRLDAPCVVRKLILGPFKSNLNPIGIMSGDRVARQIIALAKRDVRNIIVTVNPLTYLLFPIKEFCTSMYFRFFSRAETTITEVEAQNDLLGNR is encoded by the coding sequence ATGGTGTATTGGATAACAGCAGTTGGTTGGGGAGTAGGTTCGATTCTCTGGGCAGAAATCGTGCGAGATTTGTATCACTTACTATCGCATCGCGTGCCAATGTTGTACCGACAGCACGTATGGCATCATCGTGTTTTTCGGCGGGATTTGACTTTTGCAAGTGCGGCGATTTATCGTCAGGCACAGTGGCGCAATGATTTTCCTGAATGCATTGTGATGTTAATACTCAGCCTAGCATTGTGGTGGGTGTGTTTCGTATGGACACCTGCGTATCAATGGGCAGCTTTGGCAGGAACGATTTATACACTAGGATTTCTTGTTAGCTGTATAGCGCGTGGTAGTGGTAGTGAATGGGCGCGAGAAGTGACTGACGTCACGCATAAACCAGGACGTTTTTTATCGCCGCCTGCAACTTGGTTTGTGAACCGTCCTTATCACTGGCGACATCACTTTGATGATGACCAAGCTTATTATTGTGGTACTCTCACTTTGGTGGATAAGTTGATGGGTACAGCACTCGCGCTCAAAGGAAAGAAAATTGCAGTTACCGGCGCATCGGGAACGTTAGGGAAAGCTTTGTTACTTCACTTACATCAAGCAGGCGCGAAGGTATTTGCGCTTAGTTCACATTCTGAATCGATTACTTTGACAATCAACAATGAACCTCTCGCCATAAAGACAATTACCTGGAAAACAGGACAAGAGGCGGAACTGGCAGAATTCTTAAAGAAAATCGATATTCTTATTCTGAATCATGGCATTAATGTCCACGGCGAACGGACTCCTGAAGCCATTTCTAAATCTTATGAAGTGAATACTTTTTCAAGTTGGCGGCTGATGGAATTATTTTTTACTACTATCCGCACAAACGAAGACATTGCATTGAAAGAAGTGTGGGTAAATACGTCTGAAGCCGAAGTTAGCCCAGCGTTTAGCCCTTTGTATGAACTTTCTAAACGTGCTTTGGGCGATTTAGTTACATTACGCCGCTTAGATGCGCCGTGTGTTGTCAGAAAACTGATCTTAGGACCTTTTAAGAGTAATCTTAATCCGATTGGAATCATGTCAGGCGATCGCGTCGCTCGACAAATTATTGCTTTAGCAAAGCGTGATGTCCGTAACATCATCGTTACAGTTAATCCGCTGACTTACTTGCTATTTCCCATTAAAGAATTTTGCACATCAATGTACTTCAGATTCTTCAGTCGTGCAGAAACTACGATTACAGAGGTAGAAGCGCAGAATGATCTTCTTGGTAATAGGTAA
- the hisC gene encoding histidinol-phosphate transaminase has protein sequence MSFFRAAVDAMTGYIPGEQPKPGTPIIKLNTNENPYPPSPQAIEVLRNLDSEWLRRYPDPFAKDFCCAVSEALGVPADWVIVGNGSDELLNVIIRASAEGSDRKVVYPMPTYVLYRTLAAMQPAEVVEIDYPANFQLPIDELVKARGAITFIASPNSPSGHLVPLADLRVLAQQLSGILVIDEAYTDFAEYSALPLVQEFENVIILRTLSKGYSLAGLRMGFGIANPQLLAGLFKIKDSYNIDAIATAVGTAAMRDQAYKNACADKVKKSRAKLAVELKNLGFTVLDSQANFVLATPPQGNAEQLYLALKARGILVRYFKQVGLEDKLRITVGTDEQNQTLIEALVSLV, from the coding sequence ATGAGTTTTTTTCGTGCTGCTGTTGATGCGATGACAGGTTACATTCCTGGAGAACAGCCTAAACCAGGAACGCCTATTATTAAGCTCAACACCAATGAAAATCCCTATCCGCCATCACCGCAAGCAATCGAGGTACTACGCAATCTAGATAGTGAGTGGTTGCGCCGCTATCCCGATCCATTTGCGAAAGATTTCTGTTGTGCTGTGAGTGAGGCGTTGGGTGTACCTGCGGATTGGGTGATTGTGGGTAACGGTAGTGATGAGTTGCTGAATGTCATTATACGGGCGAGTGCCGAGGGCAGCGATCGCAAAGTTGTTTATCCGATGCCGACGTATGTGTTATATCGTACGTTAGCCGCGATGCAACCTGCGGAGGTTGTCGAAATCGATTATCCTGCTAATTTTCAATTACCGATTGACGAACTTGTCAAAGCTAGAGGTGCAATTACATTTATTGCTTCGCCGAATAGCCCTTCAGGTCATTTGGTTCCACTTGCAGACTTACGCGTACTCGCACAACAACTTTCAGGGATATTAGTAATTGACGAGGCGTATACTGATTTTGCAGAGTACTCGGCTTTACCACTCGTGCAAGAATTTGAAAATGTAATCATTCTGCGGACGTTATCGAAAGGATATTCGCTAGCAGGGTTGCGGATGGGATTTGGGATTGCAAATCCGCAGTTACTTGCAGGGTTATTCAAAATTAAAGATAGCTACAACATTGATGCGATCGCAACCGCTGTTGGTACTGCGGCTATGCGCGATCAAGCTTACAAAAATGCTTGTGCTGACAAAGTGAAAAAGTCACGCGCTAAACTCGCGGTAGAACTAAAAAATTTGGGATTCACGGTTCTCGATTCGCAAGCAAATTTTGTTTTAGCAACTCCACCGCAAGGAAATGCTGAACAGTTGTATTTAGCACTGAAGGCGCGGGGAATTCTGGTACGGTATTTTAAGCAAGTTGGATTAGAAGATAAGTTGCGAATTACTGTTGGAACAGATGAACAAAATCAAACTTTGATTGAGGCGTTAGTAAGTTTGGTATAG
- a CDS encoding XdhC family protein, whose amino-acid sequence MLEFYQQMAQALRQDSVVLTTVVSVTGSVPREVGAKMLVCRDRAIGTIGGGAGEAKVIRQALQVLATGEKQFVEIDLSGALQRETQGVCGGAMQVWLERWSGNEAIKLIKQIIEILSSSGRGTLVTPFSGDSQPYLEFGDNEPHSPQGLPKARHKEHKENEAFREILVPLPTLLIVGAGHVAVPLAAIAAMIGFRVTVVDDRAEFATRERFPQAAEVIVQSLTFALKCGVNSQYVALVTRGIQHDLEALRLLLQQPAQYIGMIGSRKRVRLVCQQLQQEGYSPEVLASLYAPIGLDIGALTPEEIAVSICAELIKVRRGGTGKSLSDPVTTTVLT is encoded by the coding sequence ATGCTTGAATTTTATCAACAAATGGCGCAAGCCTTACGACAAGATTCAGTTGTTCTTACCACGGTTGTGAGTGTCACTGGTTCGGTTCCGCGTGAAGTTGGGGCAAAAATGCTCGTATGTCGCGATCGCGCGATCGGCACAATTGGCGGTGGTGCTGGGGAAGCAAAAGTGATCCGCCAAGCTTTGCAGGTTTTGGCGACAGGTGAAAAGCAATTTGTGGAAATCGATTTATCTGGGGCGTTGCAGCGCGAAACTCAGGGCGTTTGTGGTGGTGCAATGCAAGTTTGGTTAGAACGTTGGAGTGGGAATGAGGCGATAAAGTTAATAAAGCAAATTATTGAGATTTTGTCAAGTAGTGGACGTGGAACTTTGGTGACGCCGTTTTCGGGAGATTCGCAGCCGTATTTGGAGTTTGGAGATAATGAACCACATTCCCCGCAGGGGTTGCCGAAGGCTAGGCACAAAGAGCACAAAGAGAATGAAGCTTTTAGAGAGATTTTGGTGCCGTTGCCAACGCTGTTGATTGTGGGGGCGGGTCATGTTGCTGTTCCTTTGGCAGCGATCGCGGCGATGATTGGGTTTCGGGTGACTGTAGTTGACGATCGCGCTGAATTTGCTACACGAGAACGGTTTCCGCAAGCAGCTGAGGTGATTGTCCAATCCTTGACATTTGCATTAAAGTGTGGGGTGAATTCGCAATATGTGGCGCTAGTAACGCGAGGAATCCAACATGATTTAGAAGCTTTGCGGCTTTTATTGCAGCAACCCGCACAATATATTGGCATGATTGGTTCGCGCAAGCGCGTACGCTTAGTGTGTCAGCAATTGCAACAAGAAGGATATTCCCCAGAAGTTTTAGCATCACTCTATGCACCCATCGGATTAGATATCGGTGCTTTGACACCCGAAGAAATCGCGGTAAGTATTTGTGCCGAATTGATCAAAGTGCGTCGTGGCGGTACGGGCAAATCTTTATCAGATCCAGTAACTACAACCGTTCTCACTTAA
- a CDS encoding molybdopterin-dependent oxidoreductase, with protein sequence MQEPVTFQVNGKTYTENCLPGTSLLTLLRDLGWVGVHRVCESGDCGSCTVWVDDKPIHSCIYPVMKLEGHDVTTIEGLATDELAPIQQAFLEKQGFQCGFCTPGMIMSAAKLQFNSLAELRKALDGNLCRCTGYEAILESILAAKEQRTEISPIQNPVGKSVPKQDGPAIVKGTADYTSDWSPPGLLHIKAVRSPHPHARIRKINTEKAKALLGVHAVFTHEDVPRKPYTTAGHADPVPDPLDHYLLDNKVRFVGDRVAVVVAESVAIATQACQLIEVDYEILPHVIDPVKAMNCGIVIHDEPESSQIYDTQRNIAAKVTLGTDDIEQGFAQADLIVENTYYLPAVQHVHLEPHISTSWLEADGSLVVRSSTQVPFHTQRVLAQLFDLPKDKVRVFKTQIGGGFGNKQEILTEDLCALATLYTGKPVQWEFTREEEFTATNSRHAMQVKVRTGVKTDGTLVAQDMEAIANTGAYGNHAPTVVFLTGCYPLGLYRCPHQRFLGLSVYTNTMPAGAFRGYGATQGTFAVESQMDEIAEKLGIDPIELRQKNIIQPHDIIRLGREEAHDHFHLIGSYGVPECFNKVTQALNYVPGMQPSVNGHLQRGVGFAVSMQGSGLAKIHSAGVKLSLKNDGKYELRTGAVDVGTGADTALRQIAAQVLGVTVADIELIAGDTHNTPFDAGSYASATTYISGKAVNKAAITMRSQILEFAAKVLDTQPENITLTADKALASQQEITLQELVTRNQQPFVVEVEHAANESSLTFAVQGAEVEVDTETGRINVLRCVQAIDVGTAINPRICHGQATGGIVMGLGYALSEELLINDSGRILNPALRTYRLPTAKDTPQMEIFLVEQPDPYGPFGAKGIGEIGTNCTAAAIANAVAHATGVRLTQIPMTPERVWQALNA encoded by the coding sequence ATGCAAGAACCCGTAACTTTTCAAGTTAATGGCAAAACCTACACCGAAAATTGTCTCCCAGGAACAAGCTTATTAACTTTATTACGCGATCTTGGCTGGGTAGGTGTACACCGCGTTTGTGAATCGGGTGATTGTGGTAGTTGTACAGTATGGGTTGACGATAAACCTATCCATAGCTGTATTTATCCTGTCATGAAGCTAGAAGGACATGACGTAACAACCATTGAAGGACTTGCGACAGATGAATTAGCACCAATTCAGCAAGCTTTTCTCGAAAAACAAGGTTTTCAGTGTGGCTTCTGCACTCCAGGAATGATTATGAGTGCGGCGAAGTTGCAATTTAATTCCCTAGCTGAACTACGTAAAGCTTTAGATGGTAATTTGTGTCGCTGTACCGGATACGAAGCAATTCTAGAAAGTATTCTCGCGGCTAAAGAACAACGAACAGAAATTAGCCCCATTCAAAATCCTGTCGGAAAAAGTGTTCCTAAACAAGATGGACCAGCAATTGTTAAAGGTACAGCAGATTATACTTCAGATTGGTCGCCACCAGGATTGTTGCATATTAAAGCGGTGCGATCGCCGCATCCCCACGCGCGTATTCGCAAGATTAATACCGAAAAAGCAAAAGCCCTTCTTGGCGTTCATGCAGTGTTTACACATGAAGACGTTCCGCGTAAACCTTATACGACAGCGGGACACGCCGATCCAGTTCCCGATCCTCTCGATCATTATTTATTAGATAATAAAGTTCGGTTTGTTGGCGATCGCGTTGCAGTGGTTGTTGCAGAATCGGTAGCGATCGCGACTCAAGCGTGTCAACTCATTGAAGTCGATTACGAAATTCTTCCTCATGTAATCGATCCTGTCAAAGCAATGAATTGCGGGATTGTGATTCATGATGAACCTGAGTCATCACAAATTTACGATACGCAACGCAACATTGCAGCTAAAGTTACGCTGGGAACCGATGATATTGAACAAGGATTCGCCCAAGCAGATTTAATCGTTGAAAATACTTACTACTTACCAGCAGTACAACACGTTCATTTAGAACCACATATCAGTACAAGTTGGTTAGAAGCAGACGGAAGCTTGGTAGTGCGATCGAGTACGCAAGTGCCATTTCACACGCAAAGAGTTCTCGCGCAGCTATTCGATCTACCAAAAGACAAAGTTCGCGTTTTCAAAACTCAAATTGGCGGAGGCTTTGGCAATAAACAAGAAATTCTCACCGAAGATTTGTGTGCTTTAGCTACCTTATATACCGGAAAACCTGTGCAATGGGAATTTACACGCGAAGAGGAATTCACAGCCACCAATAGCCGCCATGCGATGCAGGTTAAAGTAAGAACCGGAGTCAAAACGGATGGTACGCTAGTCGCGCAAGATATGGAAGCGATCGCTAATACAGGGGCGTATGGCAATCACGCGCCTACGGTTGTTTTCTTGACAGGTTGCTATCCCCTAGGTTTATATCGGTGTCCGCATCAGCGATTTCTGGGATTATCAGTTTACACGAATACAATGCCTGCTGGGGCGTTTCGCGGCTACGGTGCAACGCAAGGAACGTTTGCAGTTGAGTCGCAAATGGACGAAATTGCGGAAAAACTAGGAATTGATCCGATAGAACTGCGTCAGAAAAATATTATTCAACCTCACGATATCATTCGCCTCGGACGCGAAGAAGCGCACGACCATTTTCACTTGATTGGTAGCTATGGCGTACCCGAATGTTTTAATAAAGTCACGCAAGCTTTAAATTACGTTCCTGGAATGCAGCCTAGCGTCAACGGACATCTGCAGCGCGGTGTCGGATTTGCAGTTTCAATGCAAGGAAGTGGCTTGGCAAAAATTCATAGCGCGGGAGTCAAGTTATCCTTAAAAAACGACGGGAAATACGAATTAAGAACTGGGGCGGTTGACGTTGGTACGGGTGCTGATACAGCATTGCGACAAATTGCGGCGCAGGTTCTGGGTGTGACAGTTGCAGATATTGAACTCATCGCGGGTGATACGCACAATACACCTTTTGATGCAGGTTCGTATGCGTCAGCAACGACTTATATATCGGGTAAAGCCGTCAACAAAGCTGCTATCACCATGCGATCGCAGATCTTGGAATTTGCAGCTAAAGTTCTCGACACTCAACCTGAGAATATCACACTCACCGCAGACAAAGCACTTGCCTCACAACAAGAAATAACACTACAAGAACTTGTCACTCGCAATCAACAACCTTTTGTTGTCGAAGTCGAACACGCCGCGAATGAATCATCTTTAACATTTGCAGTGCAAGGGGCGGAAGTCGAAGTTGATACCGAAACAGGTAGAATCAACGTTCTGCGTTGCGTACAAGCTATTGATGTTGGTACTGCAATTAATCCAAGAATCTGTCACGGACAAGCAACAGGAGGGATTGTGATGGGTTTAGGTTATGCATTGTCTGAGGAATTACTCATTAATGATTCAGGGCGCATTTTAAATCCTGCACTCCGAACATATCGCCTACCTACTGCCAAAGATACACCGCAAATGGAAATCTTTTTAGTTGAACAGCCCGATCCTTATGGTCCGTTTGGTGCAAAAGGTATCGGAGAAATTGGCACAAACTGTACCGCAGCTGCGATCGCTAATGCTGTCGCGCACGCAACAGGTGTAAGGCTAACGCAAATTCCGATGACGCCCGAACGAGTTTGGCAAGCCTTGAATGCTTGA